A genome region from Myroides fluvii includes the following:
- a CDS encoding DUF6909 family protein: MREIKNISRTRAQVSSAAIERIYITMRHLFNRGFYKPMGVSGDTLREALLELRPEIYGTIAEEKVELDGLLYVIERLPIGIEECRYINLTSDEGYSFSHFQALVPPKRRRNCYRIDEEQMNIEITRGRSDIYDVLTHLTFIFIESHKIKNRVLIDEEGHVTRDWKKIELAAKQTEALELQEKEVTMSHLANVLGRSFAEVLAVYEKFAIPENPDRFLDVIYWLGKLAIEEEVDNNKRTITFSPLLRERLGHHIYGEIWSNRIKEVLVEKGLLERPIHIISANMHSVMNSIFAPYVMQGEIEVSEEVEIYEELSKPENKALRNLVRERAEKEGMVFLSDDSGTNIDVQIFDTAQIKFEQTNFKGANFEKEHPVIIVMDYAFGEQAYETIDELLKPYKKQIRLNVESVSIMGKAGILEGGKGDIMIPFAHINEGTGDNYPFDNELTVDLFENQGIPVVGGTMVTVLGTSLQNKDLLKFFHDSTWGVIGLEMEGAHYQKAIQSASRIRKSINPEVKVRYAYYASDNPLETGSTLASGGLGTTGVKPTYLITIKILEQIFNSN; the protein is encoded by the coding sequence ATGAGAGAGATTAAAAATATTTCAAGAACACGCGCACAAGTATCTTCAGCTGCTATTGAGCGCATTTACATTACCATGCGCCATTTGTTTAACCGAGGGTTTTACAAACCCATGGGGGTGTCGGGAGATACGCTTAGAGAAGCATTATTAGAGTTGCGCCCTGAAATATATGGCACAATTGCAGAGGAAAAAGTTGAATTAGATGGATTACTCTATGTAATTGAACGCCTTCCGATCGGAATTGAAGAATGTAGATATATTAATTTAACCTCAGATGAAGGGTATTCTTTTTCGCATTTTCAGGCGTTAGTTCCTCCGAAAAGAAGACGAAACTGTTACCGAATTGATGAGGAGCAAATGAATATTGAAATCACAAGAGGACGTTCAGATATTTATGACGTTTTAACGCATTTGACTTTCATCTTTATCGAATCACATAAAATTAAAAATAGAGTTTTAATTGATGAAGAGGGACATGTGACACGTGATTGGAAAAAAATTGAATTAGCAGCCAAGCAAACAGAAGCATTAGAGCTACAAGAGAAAGAAGTGACGATGTCTCATTTGGCTAACGTGTTAGGTCGATCATTTGCCGAAGTTTTAGCGGTGTACGAAAAATTTGCTATTCCCGAAAATCCGGATCGCTTCTTGGATGTGATTTATTGGTTGGGCAAACTAGCCATTGAGGAAGAAGTGGACAATAACAAGCGAACGATTACGTTTAGCCCTTTGTTGCGCGAGCGATTAGGACATCATATTTACGGTGAAATCTGGTCGAACCGAATCAAAGAGGTTTTGGTAGAAAAAGGATTGTTAGAGCGACCTATTCACATCATTAGTGCGAATATGCACAGCGTGATGAACTCTATTTTTGCACCTTATGTCATGCAGGGAGAAATCGAAGTTTCTGAGGAAGTAGAGATTTATGAGGAATTGAGTAAACCCGAAAACAAAGCGCTACGCAATTTAGTGAGAGAGCGTGCAGAGAAAGAGGGAATGGTTTTCTTATCGGATGATTCTGGTACGAATATCGATGTGCAAATTTTTGATACAGCCCAAATTAAGTTTGAGCAAACGAATTTCAAAGGAGCTAACTTTGAGAAAGAACACCCCGTAATTATTGTGATGGATTATGCTTTCGGAGAACAAGCCTATGAAACTATTGATGAATTGTTGAAGCCCTATAAGAAACAAATTCGCTTAAATGTAGAGTCTGTTTCGATTATGGGAAAAGCGGGTATTTTAGAAGGAGGAAAAGGCGATATTATGATTCCTTTTGCCCATATTAACGAAGGAACAGGAGATAACTATCCCTTTGATAATGAATTAACGGTAGATCTATTTGAAAATCAAGGCATTCCAGTGGTTGGCGGTACGATGGTTACCGTATTGGGAACTTCTTTACAAAACAAAGACTTATTGAAGTTTTTTCACGATTCTACTTGGGGGGTAATTGGACTAGAGATGGAAGGAGCTCATTATCAAAAAGCCATTCAATCAGCCTCTAGAATTCGAAAAAGCATCAATCCAGAAGTAAAAGTAAGATATGCATATTATGCCTCTGATAACCCACTAGAAACGGGAAGTACTTTGGCTTCAGGAGGATTGGGAACTACGGGAGTGAAACCAACGTATTTGATTACCATAAAAATACTAGAACAAATTTTCAATAGTAACTAA
- the rfbC gene encoding dTDP-4-dehydrorhamnose 3,5-epimerase encodes MEVKTTALLGCFIIEPKVFTDSRGYFFESFNQGVFEAITGVTVNFVQDNQSYSKRGTLRGLHFQEGPFQQAKLVRVIQGEVLDIIVDLRKDSSTYGQHLAIVLNDKEHKQLFVPKGFAHGFLVLSETAIFAYKCDNYYNKEAEGGMLYNDPALAIAWPKLDQSYIISEKDLVLPPFNAINPL; translated from the coding sequence ATGGAGGTAAAAACGACAGCTTTACTCGGTTGTTTTATTATAGAACCCAAGGTATTCACAGATAGTAGAGGTTATTTTTTTGAAAGTTTCAATCAAGGTGTATTTGAAGCGATAACAGGGGTTACGGTAAACTTTGTACAAGATAATCAGTCGTATTCAAAAAGGGGAACGTTAAGAGGCTTACACTTTCAGGAAGGCCCATTTCAACAAGCTAAATTAGTTCGCGTTATTCAAGGTGAAGTATTGGATATTATTGTTGACTTAAGGAAAGATTCGTCAACCTATGGACAGCATTTAGCAATTGTGTTAAACGACAAAGAGCATAAACAGTTATTTGTGCCTAAAGGTTTTGCTCATGGATTTTTGGTTCTCAGTGAAACAGCTATTTTCGCCTATAAGTGTGATAATTATTATAATAAAGAAGCAGAAGGAGGCATGCTGTATAATGATCCTGCATTAGCGATAGCATGGCCCAAATTAGATCAATCGTATATTATTTCAGAAAAAGATTTAGTACTTCCTCCTTTTAACGCTATTAATCCTCTATGA
- a CDS encoding O-antigen ligase family protein → MKEKIRMAIGNTLLFTYIAFLVFGFKIVNLALVGVLVFFLSTFKYNKAQVSHHLNENKKIYIVLLALISFQFIHGMFFQDLHEKRFGLLPLLFGSAIVLLWVADIRKILYIYLTCLVLLVGKGGYNILTYYLTTDYFTINSGGHIDAMLVVARPYLGFMLNIGILLCIYLYQIQKKYRVYYLFLSVFFFAYLVFIGNRMQVVSLLLLALLYFVFYMKANGSKKILSLLVLGISVFLLFTYTSTLKERFEMDSFTSLDHLFSRLEKKEPRVLIWKCAWSFTQESSFQPLYGLGKVETIDRQLAACYEDKTKDNPMRGYFLDALFNTHNQFLEYYVLTGIGGISLLLLFFGLLVAKVKRYFIPMALLLSLFNFCLVENLFNRQLGVYLFGFVLTLILFIYSENKKVKSIA, encoded by the coding sequence ATGAAAGAAAAAATAAGAATGGCAATAGGAAATACACTCCTCTTTACCTATATCGCTTTTCTAGTGTTTGGTTTTAAAATTGTAAACTTAGCTCTGGTAGGTGTTTTAGTGTTTTTCTTGAGTACTTTTAAATACAATAAAGCACAAGTTAGCCATCATCTGAATGAGAATAAGAAAATCTATATTGTTTTGCTGGCATTAATTAGTTTTCAGTTTATTCACGGGATGTTTTTTCAAGATTTACATGAAAAGCGATTTGGTCTTTTACCTCTTTTATTTGGTTCTGCTATTGTTTTGCTCTGGGTTGCAGACATTCGAAAAATACTCTACATTTATTTGACCTGTCTAGTTTTATTGGTAGGTAAAGGGGGGTATAATATATTGACCTATTATTTAACAACAGATTATTTTACGATTAATAGTGGGGGCCATATTGACGCTATGTTGGTGGTGGCTCGTCCTTATTTAGGGTTTATGCTAAACATCGGTATTCTCCTTTGTATTTACTTGTACCAAATACAAAAGAAATATAGGGTATATTATTTATTCTTAAGTGTGTTTTTCTTTGCCTATCTAGTGTTTATTGGCAATAGAATGCAGGTTGTCTCTTTGTTGCTTTTGGCGCTCTTGTATTTTGTGTTTTATATGAAAGCAAATGGAAGTAAAAAAATACTCAGTTTACTAGTTTTAGGAATTTCTGTTTTTTTGTTGTTTACGTATACTTCTACATTGAAAGAACGCTTTGAAATGGACTCATTTACTTCGTTAGACCATTTGTTTTCGCGATTAGAGAAGAAAGAACCCCGTGTTTTAATATGGAAATGTGCTTGGTCTTTTACGCAAGAATCGTCGTTTCAACCACTCTATGGATTGGGAAAGGTAGAAACGATAGATCGTCAATTAGCGGCTTGTTATGAAGATAAAACGAAGGATAATCCCATGCGGGGCTATTTTTTAGATGCCTTGTTTAATACCCATAATCAATTTCTCGAATATTATGTATTAACAGGTATTGGAGGTATTAGTCTTTTACTTCTTTTCTTTGGTTTATTAGTCGCAAAAGTGAAGCGTTATTTTATCCCCATGGCACTATTGTTGTCTTTATTTAATTTTTGTTTGGTCGAGAATTTATTTAATAGGCAATTGGGGGTGTATTTATTCGGATTTGTATTAACTCTAATCTTGTTTATTTACAGTGAAAATAAGAAAGTAAAATCAATTGCTTAG
- a CDS encoding glycosyltransferase family 2 protein: MSKISISVVIPCYNCSDTIQVCVESVFVQSYPAYEVILINDGSSDQTLERLYEIQEYYQSEHTKITVRTQTNQGPSVARNEGINFSTGNWIAFLDSDDVWHKDKLLKQVEVLQMYPEALVIGGEKGKFASALSLEHVAKINFAKLGFKNYFLTSSSMVLKEQLGEVRFNVHQKHSEDYRFFFDVLSLGGYGVCIFENLSCSISNKRDFGDSGLSGNIYKMQKGELSNYKYLYSKKLLTFSEYMFFCTFSNLKFVRRFLLSTLYNLKK; encoded by the coding sequence ATGAGTAAGATAAGTATATCCGTGGTAATTCCTTGTTATAATTGTAGTGATACAATACAAGTATGTGTCGAAAGTGTTTTTGTTCAAAGCTACCCAGCTTATGAGGTAATTTTGATTAACGATGGATCGAGTGATCAAACCTTGGAGCGATTATATGAGATACAAGAGTATTATCAGAGTGAGCATACAAAAATAACCGTACGGACACAAACCAATCAGGGACCTTCTGTTGCCCGTAATGAAGGGATCAATTTTTCAACAGGAAATTGGATTGCTTTTCTTGACTCAGATGACGTATGGCACAAGGATAAATTGTTGAAACAAGTTGAAGTCCTCCAGATGTATCCTGAGGCCCTAGTTATTGGTGGAGAAAAAGGGAAGTTTGCGTCTGCTTTATCACTGGAGCATGTCGCGAAGATTAACTTTGCTAAACTAGGTTTTAAAAACTATTTTTTGACTTCCTCTTCTATGGTTCTAAAAGAACAGTTAGGAGAAGTTCGTTTTAATGTGCATCAAAAGCACTCGGAAGATTACCGTTTCTTTTTTGATGTACTAAGCCTAGGAGGATATGGCGTTTGTATTTTTGAAAATTTATCGTGCAGTATTTCCAATAAGAGAGATTTTGGAGATTCAGGTTTATCAGGGAACATCTATAAAATGCAAAAAGGAGAATTGTCTAATTATAAATATTTGTATAGTAAGAAGTTGCTTACTTTTTCTGAGTATATGTTTTTTTGCACTTTCTCAAATTTAAAATTCGTGAGAAGATTCCTACTCTCTACACTATATAATTTAAAAAAATAA
- a CDS encoding glycosyltransferase family 2 protein — MAPKVSIIVPVYNGEKFIKRTLASILDQCLSSIEVIVINDGSTDRTLEEIATLKDQRLRVISKVNQGVSSARNLGIKEATGAYIGFVDADDRIAKELYEELYNASVEKKVDVVVSGLLIEKNGAFIHKESLLQPNKIYSNADFKNEVLVRYLSVENLDLLSVVNKIYKRSFLLKYSILFDETLALEEDGMFNLAVYTQMDTLLGIPYQGYYYLENASSATRDFVNNDIIDRLVQKFNYDYPESIQQGFSHAEIRSFKSSRLIYSICFILFSLSKYKMSRKDKNKFIDTIMNEPVVLLAAQNLNAHYVRQSSKFERVIASFIKQDRRFMIKALVAVLTIIQKMKLMDLIRKLN, encoded by the coding sequence ATGGCACCTAAAGTAAGTATTATAGTTCCGGTATACAATGGAGAAAAGTTCATTAAAAGAACGTTAGCATCCATTTTAGATCAGTGTTTATCATCAATTGAAGTTATAGTAATCAATGATGGTTCAACGGATCGAACACTTGAGGAAATCGCTACGCTAAAAGATCAGCGTTTACGTGTTATTTCAAAAGTAAATCAAGGTGTTAGTTCCGCTCGTAATTTGGGGATTAAAGAAGCTACTGGAGCCTATATTGGTTTTGTTGATGCGGATGATCGTATTGCAAAAGAATTGTATGAGGAATTATACAACGCTTCAGTAGAAAAAAAGGTAGATGTCGTAGTTAGCGGGCTTTTAATTGAAAAAAACGGCGCATTTATTCATAAAGAATCGCTCTTACAACCAAACAAGATCTATTCAAACGCAGATTTTAAAAACGAAGTTTTAGTTCGCTATTTATCAGTAGAAAACTTAGATCTCTTGTCTGTAGTTAATAAGATTTATAAAAGAAGCTTTCTGCTTAAGTATTCTATTTTATTTGATGAAACACTTGCCTTAGAAGAAGATGGGATGTTTAATCTGGCTGTTTACACCCAGATGGATACGCTGTTAGGTATTCCTTATCAGGGGTATTATTATTTAGAGAATGCTTCAAGTGCTACACGAGATTTTGTAAACAATGATATAATCGATAGGCTTGTTCAGAAATTCAACTACGACTATCCAGAAAGTATTCAACAAGGGTTTAGTCATGCTGAAATTAGGTCGTTTAAATCATCACGATTGATTTATAGTATTTGTTTTATCCTTTTTAGCTTATCCAAGTATAAGATGTCCAGAAAGGATAAAAATAAGTTTATTGATACGATAATGAATGAACCTGTTGTTCTGTTGGCCGCTCAAAATCTCAATGCACATTATGTTAGGCAAAGCTCAAAATTTGAACGAGTTATCGCATCGTTTATCAAACAAGATAGAAGGTTTATGATCAAAGCATTGGTTGCCGTATTGACGATCATTCAAAAAATGAAATTGATGGATTTAATCAGAAAATTAAATTAA
- a CDS encoding UDP-glucuronic acid decarboxylase family protein yields MKRILITGAAGFLGSHLCDRFLAEGFHVIGMDNLITGDLKNIEHLFSEAHFEFYHHDVTKFVHVPGELDYILHFASPASPIDYLKIPIQTLKVGSLGTHNLLGLARVKNARILIASTSEVYGDPLVHPQTEEYYGNVNSIGPRGVYDEAKRFQESMTMAYHTFHGLETRIVRIFNTYGPRMRLNDGRVIPAFIGQALRGEDLTVFGDGSQTRSFCYVDDQVEGIYRLLLSDYHLPVNIGNPEEITILDFAQEIIRLTNSGQKIIYKDLPINDPLQRCPDISKAKTILGWMPKIDRAEGMQFTLDYFKAFTAADLAKEEHKDFSNYIY; encoded by the coding sequence ATGAAACGCATTTTAATAACAGGAGCAGCAGGTTTTTTAGGATCACATTTATGTGACCGTTTCCTCGCAGAGGGATTTCACGTCATCGGTATGGACAATTTAATCACCGGAGACTTAAAGAATATTGAACACCTGTTCTCAGAAGCGCATTTTGAATTTTATCATCACGATGTAACTAAATTTGTGCACGTTCCAGGTGAGCTAGATTATATCTTACACTTTGCTTCACCAGCTAGTCCTATTGATTATTTAAAGATACCGATTCAAACGCTTAAAGTAGGTTCTTTGGGAACACATAACTTGTTGGGACTCGCGCGAGTGAAAAATGCGCGTATTTTAATTGCTTCTACCTCAGAAGTATATGGGGATCCGTTAGTTCATCCCCAAACGGAAGAGTACTACGGCAATGTAAATAGCATTGGACCAAGAGGTGTATATGATGAAGCGAAACGCTTCCAAGAATCGATGACGATGGCCTACCATACGTTCCACGGGTTGGAGACTAGAATCGTGCGTATTTTTAATACGTATGGTCCCCGCATGCGATTAAACGACGGACGCGTGATTCCCGCGTTTATCGGACAAGCCTTAAGAGGAGAAGATTTAACCGTTTTTGGCGATGGGAGTCAAACGCGCTCTTTCTGTTATGTAGATGATCAAGTAGAAGGAATCTATCGATTGCTATTATCTGATTATCACTTGCCGGTTAATATTGGTAATCCTGAAGAAATTACGATTTTGGATTTTGCTCAAGAGATCATTCGCTTAACCAATAGCGGACAAAAAATAATTTACAAAGATTTGCCAATAAACGACCCTTTACAACGTTGTCCTGATATAAGCAAAGCTAAAACAATTTTAGGGTGGATGCCCAAAATCGATAGAGCAGAGGGAATGCAGTTCACATTGGATTATTTCAAAGCTTTCACAGCGGCTGATTTAGCAAAAGAAGAGCATAAAGATTTTTCAAATTACATTTATTAA
- a CDS encoding flippase, which produces MNRLKLFLKEKNFKVLVGNFLSLTVLQVLNILLPFLTIPYLFRVVGVEKFGLISFALAFVTFFQIVIEYGFNTISTRDISIVSHDKKAVQQTFNEVLSTKLFLLTILTLVFVMVIFGIPKFRADILVYLFTYIMVIGQVLFPIWLFQGLQQMKYITYINVVFKTLCTLLIFVLVKHESQYYYAPLLTSLGFVLSGIASLWVVKKKFDIHFSFCTFEQVKTQLNKARYLFLSEFQIALIANANVLIIGFLLNATAVGYYATAEKVIRAVSNLQAPIINAFYPYISKLMQENKMKANQYIKKLVKYGGLVDVLGLIVLFILSEFIFKLLFGDQTEESILVFRIMIAFPLLSFVDQLFGKLVLLTNNKENLFFKIFFYTSIVSVVLCVGLTYSFGFVGTAIASTIAQLILALGMWYYARPYLNS; this is translated from the coding sequence ATGAATCGGTTGAAGTTATTTTTAAAAGAAAAGAATTTTAAAGTTTTAGTAGGTAATTTTTTATCCTTAACAGTACTTCAAGTTTTAAATATTCTTTTGCCTTTTTTGACAATTCCTTATTTGTTTCGAGTAGTAGGAGTTGAGAAATTTGGATTAATAAGTTTTGCTTTAGCTTTTGTTACTTTCTTTCAAATCGTAATCGAATATGGTTTTAATACCATTTCAACACGTGATATTTCTATTGTATCTCACGATAAGAAAGCGGTGCAACAAACCTTTAATGAAGTACTCTCCACCAAACTTTTTTTACTTACGATCTTAACACTTGTGTTTGTAATGGTCATCTTCGGAATTCCAAAATTTCGAGCAGATATACTTGTTTACTTATTTACCTATATTATGGTAATTGGCCAAGTATTATTTCCTATATGGCTCTTTCAAGGGTTGCAACAAATGAAATACATAACGTATATCAACGTAGTATTTAAAACATTGTGTACGCTTTTGATTTTCGTTTTAGTTAAACATGAAAGTCAGTATTATTATGCTCCATTATTAACTTCTCTCGGCTTTGTATTAAGTGGTATTGCTTCGTTGTGGGTGGTTAAAAAGAAATTCGATATTCATTTTTCATTTTGTACGTTTGAACAAGTAAAAACTCAACTTAATAAAGCGAGATATTTATTCTTATCAGAATTTCAAATTGCCTTAATTGCCAATGCGAATGTATTGATTATCGGTTTTTTATTAAATGCTACGGCAGTAGGGTATTATGCTACGGCAGAAAAAGTAATTCGCGCCGTTTCTAATCTGCAAGCACCGATTATTAATGCTTTTTATCCGTATATCTCTAAATTAATGCAAGAGAATAAAATGAAAGCGAATCAATATATTAAAAAGTTGGTTAAATATGGTGGTTTGGTTGATGTTTTGGGACTTATTGTGCTATTTATTTTGTCAGAATTCATCTTTAAACTTCTGTTTGGCGATCAAACAGAGGAGAGTATTTTAGTGTTTCGTATTATGATAGCATTTCCTTTGTTGTCTTTTGTAGATCAATTATTTGGTAAACTTGTACTACTCACAAATAACAAGGAAAACTTATTTTTTAAGATTTTCTTTTATACTTCTATTGTAAGTGTTGTCTTGTGCGTGGGGTTAACGTATAGTTTTGGTTTCGTTGGTACAGCAATCGCAAGTACAATTGCTCAGCTCATATTAGCATTGGGGATGTGGTATTATGCTAGACCCTATTTAAATTCGTGA
- a CDS encoding O-antigen ligase family protein produces MDLRKVYGVLFFVGLFFLPFNSIEGYPILSILKKEGSAYFWIPAILLLLSSFFVLRKTIVLPLLTKSYKILLVFFVFCVLTVLLNIEDVRQDFYKQKSGMYMFFVNYFMLLFSGIGLVVFVQNACKGMKVESIFRITRRVLLGSFLFVFFYALIQLLILRFKVFSLESIFYLLDYLPFVHGHLFYNTTRLNSVSFEVPALGTYLIFINGWMFSYIFTHRSKWRFLPFLMVLFLIYFSGARSALVSILPQLLVMLWFYKPCQIFIKKNGAFLLKTGGIILLIFVAWKGERIVNKINETSLEKVVGTSISNKSRIGMQVASLQVFCDSPLYGVGLGQETYSKIKYYPEWAMKDNYEFREMYLNEEDRMYPPSFNLYTKLLAETGIIGFLLFIWFLFTSTKENYSLVMQAVGTYRIFAQTLLITLVGLIVNWGQNDDYMLYGFWISYAFLLILIKNKLEHE; encoded by the coding sequence ATGGATTTGCGTAAAGTATATGGAGTATTGTTCTTTGTTGGGTTATTCTTTCTACCATTTAATAGTATAGAAGGATATCCGATATTGAGTATTTTAAAAAAGGAAGGAAGTGCTTACTTCTGGATCCCCGCTATTTTACTTTTACTGAGTAGTTTTTTTGTGCTGAGAAAAACAATAGTACTACCACTACTTACAAAATCGTATAAGATTCTGCTTGTATTCTTTGTCTTTTGTGTGCTTACAGTGCTATTAAATATCGAAGATGTTAGACAGGATTTCTATAAACAGAAATCGGGAATGTATATGTTTTTCGTTAATTATTTCATGTTGCTGTTCTCTGGCATTGGCTTAGTCGTCTTCGTTCAGAATGCCTGCAAAGGAATGAAAGTAGAATCCATTTTTCGCATAACTCGAAGGGTACTATTGGGGTCGTTTCTCTTTGTGTTTTTTTACGCTTTGATTCAGCTCTTAATCTTGAGATTCAAGGTTTTTAGTTTAGAATCGATATTCTATTTACTGGATTATCTTCCTTTTGTCCATGGACATTTGTTTTATAATACTACGCGATTAAACTCCGTTTCATTTGAAGTGCCCGCATTGGGAACCTATCTTATCTTTATCAATGGATGGATGTTTAGTTATATTTTTACCCATCGAAGCAAATGGCGCTTTTTGCCTTTTTTGATGGTGCTATTTTTGATCTATTTTAGTGGAGCACGATCTGCTTTGGTATCGATTTTACCTCAATTACTTGTTATGTTGTGGTTCTATAAGCCTTGTCAAATTTTCATAAAAAAGAATGGAGCCTTTCTACTAAAAACAGGGGGGATTATCCTATTGATATTCGTTGCATGGAAAGGAGAACGTATCGTCAATAAAATCAATGAAACAAGTCTTGAAAAAGTTGTGGGTACAAGTATTTCCAATAAAAGTAGAATTGGTATGCAAGTAGCTTCATTACAAGTTTTCTGTGATTCTCCTCTGTATGGTGTTGGTTTAGGCCAAGAAACGTATAGTAAAATCAAATATTATCCTGAATGGGCAATGAAGGATAACTATGAATTTAGAGAAATGTATTTGAATGAGGAAGATCGCATGTATCCTCCTTCTTTCAATTTATATACTAAACTACTAGCAGAAACTGGAATCATTGGCTTTTTGCTATTTATATGGTTTCTATTCACAAGTACCAAAGAAAACTATTCCTTAGTCATGCAGGCTGTAGGTACCTATCGTATCTTTGCGCAAACGTTGCTTATAACTTTGGTCGGGTTAATTGTGAACTGGGGACAAAATGATGACTATATGTTGTATGGCTTCTGGATTAGCTATGCTTTTTTATTAATATTGATAAAAAATAAATTGGAACATGAGTAA
- the rfbD gene encoding dTDP-4-dehydrorhamnose reductase: protein MIHVLVTGANGQMGQALQSIGHQFPTIRFVFLSKQDLDILNIASCLAVFEIHQPTICINFAAYTNVEKAEEECELAYQVNAEACKNLAEACLTYDVTLLHISTDFVFDGEKTEPYTVTDSPNPINVYGASKLKGEQYIQAMMEKYYIVRTSWVYSEFGHNFRNTMLKLAETNSEINVVDDQIGCPTQALEVVHFVVQLILDNEAFGLYHYRGERCCSWYDFALSIFEKEKIKIQVNRISSKDYLSKAKRPKYSVLG from the coding sequence ATGATACACGTTCTTGTAACTGGAGCAAATGGCCAAATGGGACAGGCTTTGCAATCCATCGGACATCAATTCCCAACTATTCGTTTTGTGTTTTTATCAAAGCAGGACTTGGATATTCTGAATATAGCAAGTTGTTTGGCCGTTTTTGAGATACATCAGCCTACTATTTGTATTAATTTTGCGGCATATACCAATGTAGAAAAAGCAGAGGAGGAATGCGAATTAGCCTACCAAGTAAATGCTGAAGCATGTAAAAATCTAGCAGAAGCCTGTTTAACGTACGATGTGACGTTACTCCACATTTCTACTGACTTTGTATTTGATGGTGAAAAAACAGAACCTTATACTGTAACAGATAGCCCTAATCCAATTAATGTGTATGGGGCATCTAAATTGAAAGGGGAACAGTATATTCAAGCGATGATGGAGAAATACTATATTGTTCGAACATCTTGGGTGTATTCTGAATTTGGGCATAATTTTCGCAATACGATGCTGAAATTAGCGGAAACTAACTCAGAAATTAATGTAGTTGATGATCAAATAGGATGCCCTACACAAGCCCTAGAGGTAGTTCACTTTGTTGTGCAGTTAATCTTAGATAATGAAGCATTTGGCTTGTATCATTATCGCGGTGAAAGATGTTGTTCCTGGTATGATTTTGCGCTTTCTATTTTTGAAAAAGAAAAAATTAAGATACAAGTTAATCGCATAAGCTCAAAAGACTATTTAAGTAAGGCGAAAAGACCAAAGTATAGTGTGTTAGGATGA
- a CDS encoding glycosyltransferase — protein sequence MRIIHIVESFGGGVYSYFKDLALFFSQHPDIETYIIYSNKRKEITQDQIDQDFPSSIRLIPLEMERELRPIQDLRSTFELRRTLKQLTPDVIHLHSSKAGVIGRWASFMLPFKPKVYYTPHGYSFLRQDISSVKQKLFYGIEKLTQLIFGGTTIACGDTEFKIAQKIGKALLVRNGIDLHQLNQHYREKENTGSPLVIGTIGRISYQKNPTLFNDVALLFPQHQFIWIGDGELRHLLTAPNIKISGWFTNNTEVFPYLNQLDVYMQTSLWEGLPIAVLEAMAFRKPILATDVIGNNDIVEPHTNGFLFTQATDLHPILEQLENPKYRSALGEKAYSNCQAKFNKDQNLSELLLIYRS from the coding sequence ATGCGAATTATCCATATTGTAGAGTCTTTTGGAGGAGGTGTGTATTCCTATTTTAAAGATTTGGCTTTGTTTTTTAGCCAACATCCTGATATTGAAACCTATATAATATACAGTAACAAAAGAAAAGAAATTACACAAGACCAAATAGACCAAGATTTTCCTTCTTCCATTCGGCTAATACCGCTTGAAATGGAACGAGAACTTAGACCTATACAAGATCTTCGCTCTACTTTTGAGTTAAGACGTACACTGAAGCAGTTAACACCCGATGTTATTCATTTGCACTCTTCTAAAGCAGGTGTTATCGGCAGATGGGCGAGCTTTATGCTTCCTTTCAAGCCTAAAGTTTACTATACGCCTCATGGATATTCGTTTTTGCGTCAAGATATCTCTTCTGTAAAGCAAAAACTCTTTTATGGCATCGAAAAACTAACTCAACTAATTTTTGGTGGAACCACAATTGCCTGTGGTGATACTGAATTTAAAATTGCTCAAAAGATTGGAAAAGCGCTTCTTGTTCGAAATGGAATTGATTTGCATCAGCTCAATCAACATTACCGCGAAAAAGAAAATACAGGTTCTCCATTAGTTATTGGAACAATTGGAAGAATCTCCTATCAAAAAAACCCGACGCTCTTTAATGACGTTGCTTTGTTGTTTCCACAACATCAATTTATTTGGATTGGCGATGGGGAGCTACGTCATCTCTTGACGGCACCGAATATTAAAATTTCAGGTTGGTTTACCAATAACACAGAAGTATTTCCTTACTTAAACCAATTGGATGTTTATATGCAAACTTCGCTTTGGGAGGGATTGCCTATTGCTGTACTCGAAGCCATGGCCTTTAGAAAACCCATTCTAGCGACAGATGTTATTGGAAACAACGACATTGTTGAACCTCATACCAATGGTTTTTTATTTACCCAAGCTACTGATTTACATCCTATTTTAGAACAACTGGAAAACCCAAAATATAGAAGTGCTTTAGGCGAAAAAGCCTATTCAAATTGCCAAGCGAAATTCAATAAGGATCAGAATTTAAGCGAGCTACTTTTAATCTATCGCTCCTAA